The DNA window tcctcctcctcatcatcatgATCAATCTCTTCCTTATCCTCCTTATGTCACCAGACCTTGCGGGGCTTGTAAGAGCCTCCGTCGACGATGCGCCCCAAGATGTGTCCTAGCACCATACTTTCCCCCAGATCAACCTTTCAAGTTCATGGCTGTTCACAAAGTGTTTGGAGCCTGTAACATCATCAAATTCTTGCAGGAAATTCCAGATATCCAAAAAGCTGATGCAGTGGATTGCTTGGTCTATGAAGCAGTGGCAAGGATTAAAGATCCAGTTCATGGGTGTGCAGGTGAAGTTTGCCGATTGCAGAAGCTTGTGAGAGAGCTTCAGGTGCAGTTGGATACTGCACAAGCCCAACTTCTTATAACTCCTTATCAAAAGGAGAACTTGATATGCAAGGAGATGATGGAAGAagctcaacaacaacaacaaccacccTTACAGGATGAGGACTTCATGTTAGGAACTCCAAATTTCCAGATTTATGATTGTTTCTCATGTGACAACTCATCCTTTCCTTCCAATACCACAAATTAGTATGGAATGAGCAACCGTTTGGTAACTACCTAGATGTCAATAATTTTTGTaacattttttgaagaaattagcCCAAACTAAAAGTTTAAGTAGTGGGTGAAGGGGT is part of the Macadamia integrifolia cultivar HAES 741 chromosome 9, SCU_Mint_v3, whole genome shotgun sequence genome and encodes:
- the LOC122089698 gene encoding LOB domain-containing protein 1-like, whose translation is MDSNEELINTRAMSSSSPPFFLSSDHSTTWSYPSQFSQSSQSSSGVSPPSPPPHHHDQSLPYPPYVTRPCGACKSLRRRCAPRCVLAPYFPPDQPFKFMAVHKVFGACNIIKFLQEIPDIQKADAVDCLVYEAVARIKDPVHGCAGEVCRLQKLVRELQVQLDTAQAQLLITPYQKENLICKEMMEEAQQQQQPPLQDEDFMLGTPNFQIYDCFSCDNSSFPSNTTN